A genomic window from Silene latifolia isolate original U9 population chromosome Y, ASM4854445v1, whole genome shotgun sequence includes:
- the LOC141628249 gene encoding uncharacterized protein LOC141628249 yields the protein MIGFWNIRGLNSPAKQKHIKWFLHSHHIGLFGLLETKVKPSSLNRIRQSICDGWCLSTNTHCHKGGRVWLLWNPHLFKVHFLEYNAQFIHAQVDEISSGGCFYFTLVYAFNGTQERKELWDRLRFLKNYVQGPWLVCGDFNTVLKPCERLGGSSTDEEMEDFQACVDFCNLFDIVATGSYFTWNNKQEAATRVYSRLDRALVNHEWSNERPDHYAHFHVEGYFDHTPCLIQHHNVDTPKRTCFK from the coding sequence ATGATCGGCTTTTGGAACATCAGGGGGTTAAATAGTCCAGCTAAACAAAAACATATTAAGTGGTTCTTGCATTCACATCATATTGGATTGTTTGGCCTCCTTGAGACGAAGGTTAAACCTTCGTCTCTAAATAGAATTAGACAGAGTATTTGTGATGGGTGGTGTTTGTCTACTAATACTCACTGCCATAAAGGTGGTAGAGTCTGGCTGCTATGGAATCCACACCTTTTTAAGGTTCATTTCCTAGAATATAATGCACAGTTTATTCATGCTCAAGTTGATGAGATTAGTTCTGGGGGCTGCTTCTATTTCACCTTGGTTTATGCCTTCAATGGTACTCAGGAGAGGAAGGAATTATGGGATAGATTGagatttttaaaaaattatgtccAGGGGCCATGGCTTGTTTGTGGGGATTTCAATACTGTACTGAAGCCTTGTGAAAGATTGGGGGGTTCCTCTACTGATGAAGAAATGGAGGACTTCCAGGCGTGTGTAGATTTTTGTAACTTGTTTGATATCGTTGCCACTGGCTCTTACTTTACATGGAACAACAAACAAGAAGCTGCTACTAGGGTCTATAGTAGGTTGGATAGAGCACTGGTCAATCATGAATGGAGCAATGAGAGGCCTGATCATTATGCTCATTTTCATGTTGAGGGCTACTTTGATCATACCCCTTGCTTGATACAGCATCATAATGTTGATACTCCTAAGAGAACCTGTTTCAAATAA
- the LOC141628252 gene encoding uncharacterized protein LOC141628252 produces the protein MATSQTPFSLVYGAEAVIPSEVLVPTHRYGCQTAEQNKVEMARSLDTVDELRESAYIRMASYKQSVARTYNKNVKIRTLEVEDLVLRRVFENTKNHKAGKFAYKWEGPYRSKALSKMGHTG, from the coding sequence ATGGCAACAAGTCAAACTCCATTTAGCCTTGTATACGGAGCAGAGGCAGTGATACCCTCAGAAGTTCTGGTACCCACACATAGATACGGCTGTCAGACGGCAGAGCAGAACAAAGTTGAAATGGCCAGGAGCCTGGATACCGTTGATGAGCTACGAGAGAGTGCCTACATACGTATGGCATCATATAAACAGTCGGTAGCAAGGACATATAACAAGAATGTCAAAATCAGGACCCTTGAAGTAGAGGACCTCGTACTCAGAAGGGTATTCGAAAATACCAAGAACCACAAAGCAGGCAAGTTTGCCTACAAATGGGAGGGGCCATATAGGTCGAAAGCGTTATCAAAAATGGGGcatacaggttga
- the LOC141628251 gene encoding uncharacterized protein LOC141628251: MALGHRSQDRRLLQVAKGSKVSGTQRKLGSPAITWGKRDGGGKANQVLPSAPPICTKIINVITGGSELTGLTYSAAKRKATGSKGDHPETSYRVSQSNLPPVTFDETDIESGAEQHDDALNITLSVDNCTVRKALVDTGSSVNLITLETLKTMGFDKENLIKKSVPLVGFSGETAHSVGEITIPTYIEGVNKLVRYLVIEGPTTYNVILGRPWLHQRKAVPSTYHQYLKFPTPWGTVTVKGDREESRNCHAQALRATTQLPS, encoded by the coding sequence ATGGCACTAGGACATAGGTCACAGGACAGAAGACTGCTACAGGTTGCGAAAGGAAGTAAAGTTTCAGGTACGCAAAGGAAACTTGGATCACCTGCTATCACGTGGGGCAAGCGGGACGGGGGAGGGAAAGCGAATCAGGTGCTCCCTTCTGCTCCACCCATATGCACGAAAATtattaacgtgataacaggcggatcCGAACTAACAGGTTTGACATATTCCGCCGCTAAGAGGAAAGCTACCGGAAGTAAAGGGGATCATCCAGAAACTTCGTATAGGGTAAGCCAGAGTAATTTACCCCCGGTAACTTTCGATGAGACTGACATAGAAAGCGGTGCAGAGCAACATGACGATGCCCTAAATATAACGTTATCCGTTGACAATTGCACCGTACGAAAAGCATTAGTGGATACAGGGAGCTCTGTGAATCTCATCACGCTCGAAACCCTCAAAACTATGGGTTTCGATAAAGAGAACCTGATAAAGAAATCTGTGcccctggtaggattcagtggtgaaaccgcGCATTCGGTGGGTGAGATAACCATCCCAACATATATTGAAGGAGTTAATAAACTAGTGAGATACCTAGTCATTGAGGGTCCAACCACCTACAACgtgatactaggaagaccatggctgcatcAGAGGAAGGCGGtgccctcaacatatcaccaatATCTCAAGTTCCCAACACCATGGGGCACGGTCACAGTAAAAGGAGATCGAGAGGAATCCAGAAACTGCCACGCTCAAGCCCTCAGGGCTACAACCCAGCTCCcttcatag
- the LOC141628250 gene encoding uncharacterized protein LOC141628250 has product MPLPMEMAAPESYVDSPFTDDIATVALPNGFSAPTMTLFDGTADPCDHISQFKQKMMVTAATGASKEAFLQSGEHQATKRHCDGIVQEIGESIKDYVTRFNAEKVSIRGCDVSTAINAFRQGLDKESSLYKELTMYPCERFDEVQQRATAALRLEEDIQARKGVTNFDKTSRKFRVEKKDERAKPYSRPNISRITEKLSKLTTLCIPLNYLSTDSTREWKDC; this is encoded by the exons ATGCCTCTGCCTATGGAGATGGCTGCACCAGAAAGCTACGTTGACTCACCGTTTACTGACGATATAGCTACAGTGGCCTTACCAAATGGATTTAGCGCCCCAACAATGACCCTCTTCGACGGAACCGCAGACCCCTGTGATCACATCAGTCaattcaagcagaagatgatggttACTGCCGCCACGGGAGCCTCAAAGGAGGCAT TTCTCCAGAGCGGAGAACACCAAGCGACCAAGCGACACTGTGACGGGATCGTCCAGGAAATAGGTGAATCAATCAAAGATTATGTCACCAGGTTCAATGCAGAGAAAGTCTCAATACGTGGCTGCGATGTGTCCACTGCCATCAACGCCTTCAGGCAGGGCCTAGATAAGGAATCCAGCCTCTACAAAGAATTAACGATGTACCCTTGTGAGAGATTCGATGAAGTCCAGCAGAGAGCTACAGCGGCATTAAGGTTAGAAGAAGACATACAGGCTCGAAAGGGAGTAACAAACTTCGACAAGACAAGCAGGAAATTTAGAGTAGAAAAGAAAGACGAACGAGCTAAGCCATACAGCAGACCCAACATCAGCAGAATAACAGAAAAACTCAGCAAATTGACGACTCTCTGCATCCCCCTAAACTATCTGAGTACGGATTCAACACGGGAATGGAAGGACTGCTGA